A single region of the Brachypodium distachyon strain Bd21 chromosome 3, Brachypodium_distachyon_v3.0, whole genome shotgun sequence genome encodes:
- the LOC100833179 gene encoding putative callose synthase 8 isoform X1 yields MELEIVEVGPSSRPLRYVPAPAPQWRPPPPPPPLPPPPMTASSSAGNAEAGASGVPVAQQFDSEKLPQTLLEIRPFLRVANQIEAESPRVAYLCRFHAFEKAHMMDPRSTGRGVRQFKTALLQRLEQDEKSTLSKRKERNDAREIKSFYEKKKQANSHELVPVLGEVLKAVLIGTGLESLIAGEDFADKSGLFRYNIIPLHPRSSQQPIMLLQEIKVAVSAVFNVRSLPLANVNDEKTHMDIFRWLQSWFGFQKGNVANQREHLILLLANMHARLNSKSSSAPVLDDRVVDELLAKTFENYLTWCKFLRRKSNIWLPSVKQEIQQHKLLYIALYLLIWGEASNLRLMPECLCFIFHNMSYELYGVLSGAVSLITGEKVRPAYGGEGESFLNKVVTPIYAEISAEALKNKNGVSDHSTWRNYDDLNEFFWSADCFKLGWPMRLNNDFFFTSTKNKNSHQSEVQNPTMPHGSSSAQNIVNSEAPDQTQQQTTNDTSQQRWLGKTNFVEVRSFWHLFRSFDRMWTVLVLGLQILIIMAWHGFESPLQLLDPNFFEDVLSIFITNAVLRVIQVILDIAFSWRTKGTMRFSQKLRFSIKLFLAVTWAIILPIFYSSSQNYACSHRRPKNFLGMFCLSNYMVVVAFYLASNVIGMALFFVPAVSSYIETSTWRICHVLSWWCQPQSYVGRGMHEGQVPLLKYTSFWTLLLSSKFLFSYYFEIKPLVEPTKEIMKVNVNKYEWHEFFPQVKSNAGAILAVWAPIILVYFMDTQIWYSVFCTIFGGMCGIVHHLGEIRTMGMVRSRFCTLPEVFNACLVPRSMPKEKKGILPSFLEKKIFKNLGKSERHDPTKFALVWNQIINSFRSEDLISNREMDLMTMPMSLEYSSRSIRWPLFLLAKKFSKAVDMAANFTGNSTQLFWRIKKDDYMFCAINDFYELTKSIFRFLIIGDVEKRVIAATFAEIEKSIQNSSLLVDFRMDHLPLLVDKIERLAELLYTNKQGLGYEVTILLQDIIDTLIQDMLVDAQSVLDQINSSETLISDDDGTFDYYKPELFASISSISKIRFPFPDTGPLKEQVKRLYLLLNTKEKVAEVPSNSEARRRISFFATSLFMDMPAAPKVRSMLSFSIVTPYFMEEVKFSEDELHSNQDDASILSYMQKIYPDEWAHFLERLGSKVTIEEIRYWASFRGQTLSRTVRGMMYYRKALRLQAFLDRTTDQELYKGPVVPERGQSKRNIHQSLSSELDALADMKFSYVISCQKFGEHKSNGDPHAQDIIELMSRYPALRVAYIEEKEIIVQNRPHKVYSSVLIKAENNLDQEIYRIKLPGPPIIGEGKPENQNHAIIFTRGEALQTIDMNQDNYLEEAYKMRNVLQEFVRHPRDQAPTILGLREHIFTGSVSSLAGFMSYQETSFVTIGQRFLADPLRVRFHYGHPDIFDRMFHLTRGGVSKASKTINLSEDVFAGYNSILRRGHITYNEYIQVGKGRDVGLNQISKFEAKVANGNSEQTLSRDIYRLGRRFDFFRMLSMYFTTVGFYFNSLISVVGIYVFLYGQLYLFLSGLQNALLIKAQAQNMKSLETALASQSFLQLGLLTGLPMVMELGLEKGFRAAFSDFILMQLQVASVFFTFSLGTKAHYYGRTILHGGAKYRPTGRKFVAFHASFTENYQLYSRSHFVKAFELVFLLIIYHIFRTSYGKVHVMVTYSTWFMAMTWLSAPFLFNPAGFAWHKIVDDWADWNRWMMNQGGIGVQPEKSWESWWNAENAHLRHSVLSSRILEVLLCLRFFIYQYGLVYHLKISHDNKNFLVYLLSWVVIIAIVGLVKLVNWASRGLSSKHQLIFRLIKLLIFLAVVISFILLSCLCKLSIMDLIICCLAFIPTGWGLLLIVQVLRPKIEYYAIWEPIQVIAHAYDYGMGSLLFFPIAVLAWMPVISAIQTRVLFNRAFSRQLQIQPFIIAKTKRR; encoded by the exons ATGGAGCTGGAGATCGTGGAGGTCGGGCCGTCGAGCCGGCCGCTGCGGTacgtgccggcgccggcgccgcagtggcggccgcctcctccgccgccgccgcttccgccccCGCCAATGACGGCGTCTTCAAGCGCGGGCAATGCGGAGGCGGGCGCCAGCGGGGTGCCGGTGGCGCAGCAGTTCGACAGCGAGAAGCTCCCGCAGACACTGCTGGAGATACGGCCGTTCCTGCGCGTCGCCAACCAGATCGAAGCCGAGTCCCCGCGCGTGGCCTACCTTT GTCGATTTCACGCGTTTGAAAAGGCTCATATGATGGATCCCCGTTCAACAGGGAGGGGTGTTCGGCAATTCAAAACTGCACTTCTTCAGAGGCTGGAGCAG GATGAGAAAAGCACATTGTCGaagaggaaagaaagaaacgatGCTCGAGAGATTAAATCATTCTATGAGAA GAAAAAGCAAGCTAATTCACACGAACTCGTGCCTGTCCTGGGAGAAGTTCTGAAGGCTGTTCTCATCGGGACTGGTTTGGAG AGCCTTATTGCTGGTGAAGATTTTGCAGACAAGTCAGGCCTTTTCCGATACAATATTATTCCTCTTCATCCTAGATCAAGTCAACAACCAATCATGCTTCTTCAAGAG ATCAAAGTTGCAGTGTCTGCGGTGTTTAACGTTCGAAGTCTTCCATTAGCTAACGTCAATGATGAAAAAACTCATATGGATATTTTTAGATGGCTGCAAAGTTGGTTTGGGTTCCAG AAAGGGAATGTTGCCAATCAAAGGGAGCATCTCATTCTTTTGCTTGCCAATATGCATGCTCGGTTGAATTCCAAGTCATCCTCTGCTCCAGTG CTTGATGACAGAGTAGTAGATGAATTATTAGCGAAAACATTCGAGAATTATCTGACCTGGTGCAAATTTTTGAGGAGAAAAAGCAACATATG GTTGCCCTCTGTGAAGCAGGAGATTCAACAGCATAAACTTCTGTACATAGCTCTTTATCTTCTTATATGGGGAGAAGCATCAAATTTACGACTTATGCCAGAATGCTTATGCTTCATCTTTCATAAT ATGTCATACGAGCTATATGGAGTTCTCTCAGGAGCTGTAAGCTTAATTACTGGAGAAAAAGTCAGACCTGCATatggaggagaaggcgaatCATTTCTTAACAAAGTAGTGACACCAATATATGCTGAGATATCTGCG GAAGCTCTAAAGAACAAGAACGGAGTATCTGATCATTCAACATGGAGAAACTATGATGACCTCAACGAATTCTTCTG GTCTGCTGACTGCTTCAAGCTTGGCTGGCCCATGCGCCTCAACAATGACTTCTTTTTTACATCaactaaaaacaaaaattctcATCAAAGTGAGGTACAAAATCCCACAATGCCTCATGGATCCTCGTCAGCACAAAATATTGTTAATTCAGAAGCACCTGACCAAACACAACAG CAGACTACAAATGACACATCTCAGCAGAGGTGGTTGGGGAAGACCAATTTTGTTGAGGTCCGTTCCTTTTGGCATCTCTTCAGAAGCTTTGATAGGATGTGGACAGTCCTTGTGCTTGGGCTTCAG ATTCTGATAAtaatggcatggcatggattTGAAAGCCCTCTTCAGTTACTTGATCCAAATTTCTTTGAGGATGTCCTGAGTATTTTCATAACCAATGCAGTACTTCGAGTTATTCAAG TAATCCTTGATATTGCTTTCTCATGGAGAACCAAGGGAACAATGAGATTTAGCCAGAAATTAAGATTTTCCATAAAACTTTTTCTTGCTGTTACATGGGCGATCATTCTTCCCATATTTTATTCCAGTTCTCAGAATTATGCTTGTTCTCATAGACGTCCTAAAAACTTTCTGGGAATGTTCTGCCTGTCAAATTATATGGTGGTTGTGGCATTCTACCTTGCAAGCAATGTGATTGGGATGGCATTATTTTTTGTCCCAGCTGTAAGTAGCTATATAGAGACATCTACTTGGAGAATTTGCCATGTATTGTCTTGGTGGTGCCAG CCCCAATCATATGTTGGAAGAGGAATGCATGAAGGCCAAGTACCTTTACTAAA GTATACATCATTTTGGACGCTTCTTCTGTCAAGTAAATTCTTATTCAGCTACTACTTTGAG ATTAAGCCTCTTGTGGAACCTACAAAAGAAATCATGAAGGTCAATGTGAATAAATATGAGTGGCATGAATTCTTTCCACAAG TCAAGAGCAACGCTGGTGCAATTCTTGCAGTATGGGCCCCTATAATTCTC GTCTATTTCATGGACACACAAATTTGGTATTCCGTATTCTGTACCATATTCGGTGGTATGTGCGGTATTGTTCATCATCTTGGTGAG ATTCGCACAATGGGAATGGTTAGAAGTCGATTCTGTACCTTACCAGAAGTGTTCAATGCTTGCCTTGTTCCTCGCTCAATGccgaaagagaaaaaaggaatATTGCCTAGTTtcttggaaaagaaaatatttaag AATTTAGGTAAATCTGAAAGACATGACCCAACAAAGTTTGCTCTTGTTTGGAACCAGATAATAAATAGCTTCCGCTCAGAGGATTTAATAAGCAATAG AGAGATGGATTTGATGACAATGCCGATGTCACTGGAGTATAGTTCTCGTTCTATTCGCTGGCCCTTGTTTTTACTTGCCAAAAAG TTTTCAAAAGCAGTTGATATGGCAGCAAATTTTACTGGAAATAGTACACAACTATTCTGGAGAATTAAGAAGGATGATTACATGTTTTGTGCAATCAACGATTTCTATGAATTGACAAAAAGTATTTTCAGATTTCTCATTATTGGTGATGTAGAGAAAAG GGTGATAGCTGCCACATTTGCTGAAATTGAAAAGAGTATTCAGAACTCAAGTTTATTGGTCGATTTTAGGATGGATCATTTGCCTTTACTGGTTGACAAAATTGAGCGGTTAGCTGAGCTTCTG TATACGAACAAACAAGGCCTTGGGTATGAGGTGACAATTTTACTCCAAGATATCATTGATACCCTGATCCAAGATATGCTTGTGGATGCTCAAAG TGTATTGGATCAGATTAATTCTTCTGAGACACTGATCTCCGATGATGATGGAACATTTGATTACTACAAACCAGAGCTCTTTGCGTCAATCAGCTCAATATCAAAAATCCGTTTTCCATTTCCTGATACTGGTCCACTGAAGGAGCAG GTTAAACGTCTGTACCTACTGCTtaacacaaaagaaaaggttgcCGAAGTACCATCAAATTCAGAGGCTCGGCGACGCATTTCATTTTTTGCCACCTCTCTTTTCATGGATATGCCGGCTGCTCCCAAAGTCCGCAGTATGTTGTCATTTAG CATAGTAACTCCCTACTTCATGGAGGAAGTAAAGTTTTCGGAGGACGAGCTTCATTCAAATCAAGACGATGCATCCATCCTTTCCTACATGCAAAAGATATATCCAG ATGAATGGGCACATTTTTTGGAACGGCTTGGTTCAAAGGTAACAATTGAAGAAATCAGATACTGGGCTTCTTTCCGTGGTCAAACACTAAGTCGAACTG TACGGGGCATGATGTATTACAGAAAGGCATTGAGACTACAAGCTTTCTTAGACAGGACAACTGACCAAG AATTATACAAAGGACCTGTGGTGCCTGAAAGAGGACAAAGTAAGAGAAACATCCACCAGTCATTATCATCTGAACTAGATGCGCTTGCGGATATGAAATTTTCATATGTCATCTCATGCCAAAAGTTTGGGGAACATAAATCTAATGGTGATCCCCATGCTCAAGACATTATTGAGCTGATGTCAAG GTATCCAGCTCTTCGTGTTGCCTACATTGAAGAGAAGGAAATTATAGTACAAAATAGGCCTCACAAGGTTTATTCTTCAGTTTTAATAAAAGCAGAAAATAATTTAGACCAG GAGATTTACCGTATAAAGCTGCCTGGCCCACCCATCATTGGAGAAGGGAAGCCTGAAAATCAAAACCATGCAATTATATTCACCCGTGGAGAAGCTCTACAAACAATTGACATGAATCAA GACAACTATCTGGAAGAAGCTTACAAAATGAGAAATGTCCTTCAAGAGTTTGTTAGGCATCCTAGGGACCAAGCTCCAACCATCCTTGGGCTTCGAGAACATATCTTCACAGGAAG TGTTTCATCGCTTGCTGGATTCATGTCATATCAAGAGACAAGCTTTGTTACAATTGGACAGAGGTTCCTTGCAGACCCCCTTAG GGTACGGTTTCACTATGGTCATCCAGACATTTTTGATCGGATGTTTCATTTAACCAGAGGTGGTGTAAGCAAAGCATCTAAAACTATAAACTTAAGTGAGGACGTCTTTGCTG GGTATAATTCCATATTGCGACGCGGACATATAACTTATAACGAGTACATTCAAGTTGGCAAAGGGCGTGATGTTGGTCTTAATCAGATATCTAAATTTGAAGCTAAAGTTGCAAACGGCAATAGTGAACAAACACTTAGCCGAGATATCTACCGGCTGGGGAGgcgatttgatttttttaggaTGCTTTCAATGTATTTCACAACAGTGGGGTTTTACTTCAACAGCCTA ATATCAGTTGTAGGAATTTACGTTTTCCTATATGGACAACTGTACTTGTTTCTTAGTGGACTACAGAATGCTCTGTTGATTAAAGCTCAGGCTCAGAATATGAAGTCCTTAGAAACTGCACTTGCATCTCAATCTTTTCTCCAGCTGGGACTGCTTACAGGATTACCTATGGTGATGGAGTTAGGATTGGAGAAAGGTTTCCGAGCAGCTTTCAGTGATTTCATTCTCATGCAACTACAGGTTGCTTCAGTTTTTTTCACTTTCTCTCTTGGAACAAAAGCACACTATTATGGACGTACTATTCTTCATGGTGGTGCTAAATATCGACCAACAGGGCGTAAATTTGTAGCTTTCCACGCAAGCTTTACAGAGAACTATCAGTTGTACTCCCGGAGTCACTTTGTCAAAGCATTTGAGTTGGTATTTCTTTTGATAATCTATCATATCTTTAGAACATCCTATGGGAAGGTTCATGTGATGGTCACATATTCGACATGGTTTATGGCAATGACTTGGCTGTCcgctccttttcttttcaatccTGCTGGTTTTGCTTGGCATAAGATTGTTGACGACTGGGCAGACTGGAATAGATGGATGATGAACCAAGGGGGAATAGGAGTGCAACCGGAGAAGAGCTGGGAATCGTGGTGGAATGCTGAGAATGCACATCTCCGTCACTCGGTGCTGAGTTCTAGGATTCTTGAAGTATTGCTCTGTTTACGCTTCTTTATTTATCAGTATGGACTTGTCTACCATCTCAAGATATCTCATGACAACAAAAATTTCCTTGTCTATTTGCTTTCGTGGGTTGTAATAATTGCCATTGTTGGGTTGGTCAAG CTTGTTAATTGGGCTAGTCGTGGGTTGAGCTCAAAGCACCAACTCATCTTCAGGCTCATAAAATTGTTGATATTCCTGGCAGTGGTGATTTCCTTTATCCTTCTCTCTTGCCTCTGCAAACTATCCATCATGGATTTGATCATCTGTTGCCTTGCATTCATCCCAACTGGTTGGGGCCTCCTCCTT ATTGTTCAGGTTCTGAGACCAAAGATAGAATACTATGCGATATGGGAGCCTATTCAGGTCATTGCTCATGCTTATGACTACGGAATGGGTTCTCTGCTCTTTTTCCCAATTGCTGTACTAGCATGGATGCCTGTGATCTCAGCCATCCAAACTCGAGTTCTTTTCAACAGGGCATTTTCGCGGCAACTGCAGATACAACCTTTTATTATTGCCAAAActaaacggaggtag